The following proteins come from a genomic window of Flavobacterium crocinum:
- a CDS encoding FecR family protein, translated as MSQGKKEIIIAALIRKQLLVGELSIEENALLQEWLSVPENQEYYQKVIDLETLKSKERFYKSIDTDAAFERIKEKLGFEDSPVISLFNYKRFWKYAAILVFLAGITSVFFYMNNGETSKNQEVVVKSIEPKYNNPTLVLADGTVVSLEPKKEKIVSKNGVISNVNKVLVYDAKDLKGVVSTGDNTLIVPVGGIYAVSLSDGTKVWLNSKSSLKYPVEFSGNKRTVTLEGEAYFEVTKNTHSPFTVKTKSGNVTVLGTHFNVSAYEEDKNFETTLTEGKVKVSDISKSKPAEETILQPGQQARVKNEALRVVEVDPSAYTAWKDGKFYFENENLKNILTKMARWYNFNVKFEQKALEQIKFTGIVLKDEPIDHFLDIISKSSNVKYKITKVNQTYEVTVSK; from the coding sequence ATGTCCCAAGGAAAGAAAGAAATTATAATCGCAGCTCTTATAAGAAAACAATTGCTTGTAGGAGAATTATCGATTGAAGAAAATGCTCTTTTGCAAGAGTGGCTTTCTGTACCCGAAAATCAAGAATATTATCAGAAAGTTATTGATTTAGAAACTTTAAAATCAAAAGAAAGATTTTACAAATCTATTGATACTGACGCAGCATTCGAAAGAATCAAAGAAAAACTTGGTTTTGAAGATTCGCCTGTAATCTCTCTTTTCAATTATAAAAGATTTTGGAAGTACGCCGCTATTTTGGTGTTTCTTGCAGGAATCACTTCTGTTTTCTTTTATATGAATAATGGAGAAACTTCAAAGAATCAGGAAGTAGTTGTAAAAAGTATTGAACCAAAATATAACAATCCGACTTTAGTTTTGGCTGACGGAACAGTAGTTTCTTTAGAACCGAAAAAAGAGAAAATCGTTTCTAAAAATGGAGTTATTTCCAACGTAAACAAAGTTTTGGTTTATGATGCTAAAGATTTAAAAGGTGTAGTTTCTACTGGAGATAATACTTTAATTGTTCCTGTCGGCGGTATTTATGCTGTAAGTCTTTCAGACGGAACAAAAGTCTGGCTGAACTCCAAATCCTCTTTAAAATATCCTGTAGAATTTAGCGGAAACAAAAGAACAGTAACCCTTGAAGGAGAAGCCTATTTTGAAGTAACTAAAAATACGCATAGTCCTTTTACAGTAAAAACAAAATCCGGAAATGTTACGGTTTTAGGAACGCATTTTAATGTTAGCGCCTATGAAGAAGACAAAAACTTTGAAACGACACTTACGGAAGGAAAAGTAAAAGTCTCTGACATCAGTAAATCTAAGCCAGCAGAAGAAACTATTTTACAACCAGGACAACAGGCAAGAGTTAAAAACGAAGCTTTGAGAGTGGTTGAAGTTGATCCGTCAGCTTATACAGCTTGGAAAGACGGTAAATTCTATTTTGAAAATGAAAACCTGAAAAACATTTTGACCAAAATGGCAAGATGGTACAACTTTAATGTGAAGTTCGAACAAAAGGCATTAGAGCAGATTAAGTTTACGGGAATTGTTTTAAAAGATGAACCGATTGATCATTTTCTGGATATTATTAGTAAATCATCCAATGTTAAATATAAAATAACCAAAGTAAACCAAACGTATGAAGTAACCGTAAGTAAGTAA
- a CDS encoding RagB/SusD family nutrient uptake outer membrane protein, whose translation MKKYLKYITIIALGAVVLSCDNYVDIKTEGRLIPEETENYRYLLNNTYAFDINYGALDVASDDISFQNEAQTTALSASDYNRPFVNQYKWADQIYFDGELDYNMNSMYSALYNANIVINEVMQSKEGTEAQKLAIKGEAQVHRAFIFLTLVNAFGKAYDATTAATDLGIVLFTTPTVSDNIRRSTVQNAYDIILSDLNDAVNSGLKPINSGNNVAFPSRASAYALLARTYLYMRNYPLALENAEKSLAIQSTLNNLEDYEFSAFPTRRLDRELILSKWNGYSSLTYAPQILSLSNELIDSFDTNDLRYVLFTQPTSTFSSDYTIGRTYAKEGLTGESRNGGPTVPEMMLIKAECLARAGSGDLAMTEINKLRQKRFRATEYVAMTATDSKDALIKVLAERRRELMGHGNFRWFDLKRLNKEPEFARTITHTFAGQTFTLAPNSDRYQMPYAPIYYDYAPNLQKNP comes from the coding sequence ATGAAAAAATATTTAAAATACATCACGATAATAGCTTTAGGAGCAGTTGTTTTGAGCTGTGATAATTACGTTGATATCAAAACCGAGGGTAGATTAATACCCGAAGAAACTGAAAACTACAGATATCTATTAAATAATACATATGCATTTGACATAAATTATGGAGCTTTAGATGTAGCATCAGATGATATAAGTTTTCAAAATGAAGCGCAGACGACTGCATTAAGTGCTTCAGATTACAATCGTCCTTTTGTGAATCAATACAAGTGGGCAGATCAAATTTATTTTGATGGTGAATTAGATTATAATATGAATAGCATGTATAGTGCTTTGTACAATGCTAATATTGTGATCAATGAAGTAATGCAAAGTAAAGAAGGAACAGAAGCTCAAAAACTAGCCATTAAAGGTGAAGCACAAGTACATCGCGCTTTTATCTTTTTAACTTTGGTAAATGCTTTTGGAAAAGCTTATGATGCCACTACAGCAGCAACAGATCTGGGAATTGTTCTTTTTACAACTCCAACAGTTTCAGACAATATCAGAAGAAGTACTGTTCAAAATGCATACGATATTATTTTAAGTGATTTAAACGATGCTGTAAATTCAGGGTTAAAACCAATTAATTCGGGTAACAATGTTGCGTTTCCTTCGAGAGCCTCGGCTTATGCACTTTTAGCAAGAACGTATTTGTATATGCGTAATTATCCTTTAGCTTTAGAAAATGCAGAAAAGTCATTAGCAATTCAAAGTACATTAAACAATCTGGAAGATTACGAGTTTAGTGCTTTTCCAACCAGAAGACTGGATAGAGAATTAATTTTATCAAAGTGGAACGGATATTCTTCGTTAACTTATGCACCGCAAATTTTATCATTAAGTAATGAATTAATAGATTCATTTGATACTAATGATTTGCGTTATGTATTGTTTACACAGCCAACCAGTACTTTTAGTTCTGATTATACAATAGGAAGAACTTATGCTAAAGAAGGTTTAACAGGAGAAAGCCGAAACGGAGGGCCAACAGTACCAGAGATGATGCTAATCAAAGCTGAATGTCTTGCAAGGGCAGGTTCAGGAGATTTGGCAATGACTGAAATAAATAAGTTAAGACAAAAGAGATTTAGAGCTACAGAATATGTTGCCATGACAGCAACAGATAGTAAAGATGCTTTAATTAAAGTGTTGGCAGAAAGACGAAGAGAATTAATGGGACATGGCAATTTTAGATGGTTTGATTTGAAACGATTGAACAAAGAACCTGAATTTGCTAGAACTATTACACATACTTTTGCAGGACAAACATTTACACTTGCTCCAAACAGCGATCGTTACCAAATGCCGTATGCTCCAATTTATTACGATTACGCTCCAAACTTACAAAAGAATCCATAA
- a CDS encoding RNA polymerase sigma-70 factor, protein MRKERKTKISSEQENIRIDETYYKELFYSLYPRLVSYSFTFVKDNFLAEEVVENVMLQLWENRIKFEKIVDVKSYLYTMVRNGSLLALKKEQKVVELDHKLSDETIEFDFNILEEELYSTLIDALNSLPEKCKEVFELSCLEGMKYKDIADQLNISVNTVKSQRARAIELLKEKLKNHSELLFILLFL, encoded by the coding sequence TTGCGCAAAGAAAGGAAGACGAAAATCAGCTCAGAACAAGAAAATATCAGAATTGATGAAACGTATTACAAAGAACTATTTTATTCTTTGTATCCACGTCTTGTGAGCTATAGTTTCACTTTTGTAAAAGATAATTTTCTTGCCGAAGAAGTGGTAGAAAACGTCATGTTGCAACTTTGGGAAAACCGAATCAAGTTCGAAAAAATAGTCGATGTCAAATCGTACTTATACACCATGGTTCGCAATGGTTCTTTATTGGCTTTAAAAAAAGAACAAAAAGTAGTCGAATTAGATCATAAACTTTCAGACGAGACTATAGAGTTTGATTTTAATATTCTGGAAGAAGAATTATATTCCACTTTAATAGACGCTTTAAATTCCTTGCCGGAAAAATGCAAAGAAGTTTTTGAACTTTCCTGTCTGGAAGGGATGAAGTATAAAGACATAGCCGATCAGCTTAATATTTCCGTTAATACAGTGAAGTCACAACGTGCCCGCGCCATAGAATTATTGAAGGAAAAACTTAAAAATCACTCCGAACTTTTATTTATTTTGCTTTTTCTTTAA
- a CDS encoding SusC/RagA family TonB-linked outer membrane protein: MKKSLILSIFLFNIVAFAYAQKVTINARNQSVSAVLKTITRKTNVEFFYSDDVFDAQRRVNISANKADVMAVIKELIGDDYKAEFVNNKLIVIALNPKVKTNQTSVLEEKIKIKGVVTNSKKEYLIGATVWVKGTKDGAITNFDGSYEIMAKKGDVLVFEYLGYKKTEVTVTDSLIINPVLLEDVSKLDEVKIVSTGYQKIDRERSTGSYVAITAKDLEKVPVNNVLHRLEGQVAGLQLNIQDSDNTFVYGTTYGDGQGRNSYNLAIRGKSTFEGITGSNAMPLIVLDGTPTELDIRTINPNDIEKITFLKDAASASIYGARAANGVMVIDTKKGKQGQTRINFSQNYGFSNKPSLSKLPLMNSAQVLNLEQEFVDKNLVTDPASITYMLAPPISQGMDLMFQYKRGAISEAQRNAGLDILRNRNTYGQTEQYLLQASSTQNYNLSFSGAQNDYSYFMSGSYSKEETQSKGNSGQRLTLLSNQDFKLFNYLKMNTSLRGSIFKYNMNALGLSPLGISANTLLPYDQIVGEDGNSVNYYHRYYSAQTMALEQQGYLPWTYNYIDELNNSDKSSSELNFGATISATAPLLKGLDAVGTYSIENGRTSNDNMFNENTFYARDRINSATSINSNGDLVHAIPLGGIYQNNEFGTSSYTMRGQLNYDGIIGQDHLINAMAGIEARETRESQDSRTLFGYNPKTQTSVDLPSLNYVDVNGYNYTLQYGNEHKDVRRRFLSYYANAGYTYKNKYTLTGSARLDDYNNFGVDKKLRRTPLWSTGARWNIKEESFLKDSNLFNSLSLRASYGYNGNINMEVFPFTNITLNNLDSFSQLPYASISKPANPNLRWEKTAILNLGVDFSILNSRLSGTVEYYKKNSKDLIVEFPISPFYGVQNNSLTQNAATLSGNGVDLSLNGTILKAKDFSWNAGLVVTYNTTEVTDSRFQNFSQYLNGSGGTPPVEGYPLGSVFAFRSAGLDATGRTQVYDKSGNIVNSFTSLKDIEDMKYMGTNIPSYFGSFSHTFTYKKLSLYILATYKFDYVMFKPTYGGYVDRSGRFSRYDLNTDIDQRWRTPGDEATTSVPGIVGSSGTSLVRYLSSDNRIMEGDHIRFRELSLKYDLNDLINRGSITGASVTFTARNLGFFWRKNKDGLDPDFLPYTGTNMKLPAMAMYSIGFNVNF, encoded by the coding sequence ATGAAGAAATCCCTAATATTATCGATATTTCTTTTTAATATAGTCGCTTTTGCCTATGCGCAAAAGGTAACTATAAATGCAAGAAACCAATCTGTATCTGCCGTTTTAAAAACAATTACAAGAAAAACCAATGTAGAGTTTTTCTACAGTGATGATGTATTTGATGCTCAGAGAAGAGTAAATATTTCTGCAAATAAAGCCGATGTTATGGCTGTTATCAAAGAATTAATTGGTGACGATTATAAAGCAGAATTTGTAAATAACAAATTGATTGTTATTGCATTAAATCCAAAAGTAAAAACAAACCAAACTTCTGTATTAGAAGAAAAAATAAAGATTAAAGGAGTTGTTACCAATTCGAAAAAAGAATATTTAATTGGAGCAACTGTTTGGGTAAAGGGAACTAAAGATGGTGCTATTACCAATTTTGATGGTTCTTATGAAATCATGGCTAAAAAAGGCGATGTTCTTGTTTTTGAGTATTTAGGATACAAAAAAACAGAGGTTACTGTTACGGATAGTTTGATTATCAATCCAGTTTTATTGGAAGATGTTAGCAAGCTTGATGAAGTAAAGATTGTTTCTACAGGATATCAAAAAATTGATAGAGAGCGCTCTACAGGATCTTATGTTGCAATTACAGCCAAAGATTTAGAAAAAGTTCCTGTAAACAATGTGCTTCATAGATTAGAAGGGCAGGTTGCTGGTCTGCAATTAAATATTCAGGATTCTGATAACACTTTTGTTTATGGAACTACATATGGAGATGGTCAAGGCAGAAATAGTTATAATCTTGCCATTAGAGGAAAATCTACTTTTGAAGGTATAACAGGGTCTAATGCAATGCCATTAATTGTACTTGATGGTACGCCTACAGAATTAGATATCAGAACGATAAATCCGAATGATATTGAGAAAATTACTTTCTTAAAAGATGCAGCTTCGGCTTCTATTTACGGTGCAAGAGCGGCAAACGGAGTAATGGTAATTGATACTAAAAAAGGAAAGCAGGGACAAACGAGAATCAATTTTTCTCAAAATTATGGTTTTTCGAATAAGCCTTCCTTATCAAAACTTCCATTAATGAATTCAGCTCAGGTTTTAAATTTAGAACAGGAATTTGTAGATAAAAATTTGGTTACAGATCCGGCAAGTATAACGTATATGTTAGCTCCTCCTATTAGTCAGGGAATGGACTTGATGTTTCAATACAAACGCGGTGCAATCTCTGAAGCTCAGAGAAACGCCGGCTTAGATATATTGCGTAATCGTAATACTTATGGACAGACAGAACAGTATTTGCTCCAAGCATCATCCACTCAAAATTATAATTTATCGTTTAGTGGTGCACAAAATGATTACTCTTATTTCATGTCTGGATCGTATTCTAAAGAAGAAACTCAATCAAAAGGAAATAGCGGACAACGTTTGACTTTGTTATCAAATCAGGACTTTAAGCTTTTCAATTATTTAAAAATGAACACAAGCTTGAGAGGTTCTATTTTTAAATACAATATGAATGCTTTAGGACTTTCTCCATTAGGAATTTCAGCAAATACGTTATTGCCTTACGATCAAATTGTTGGAGAGGATGGAAATTCAGTAAATTATTACCACCGTTATTATAGTGCACAAACTATGGCGTTGGAGCAACAGGGGTATTTACCATGGACTTACAATTATATAGATGAATTGAACAATAGTGATAAGTCATCAAGCGAATTAAATTTTGGAGCTACCATTTCGGCTACTGCTCCTTTATTAAAAGGTTTAGATGCTGTAGGAACTTATTCAATAGAAAATGGACGCACATCAAATGATAATATGTTCAATGAAAATACTTTTTATGCACGTGATAGAATCAATTCGGCAACATCTATAAACAGTAATGGTGATTTAGTACATGCAATTCCGCTAGGAGGTATTTATCAAAATAACGAATTTGGAACGAGCAGTTACACGATGAGAGGACAGTTAAATTATGATGGTATAATTGGTCAGGATCATTTGATTAACGCAATGGCAGGTATTGAAGCAAGAGAAACGAGAGAAAGTCAAGACAGTAGAACATTATTTGGATATAATCCAAAAACGCAGACTTCTGTAGATCTTCCGTCGTTAAATTATGTTGATGTAAACGGATACAACTACACGCTGCAATATGGTAACGAGCATAAAGATGTTCGAAGAAGATTTTTATCGTATTATGCAAATGCAGGCTATACTTATAAGAACAAATATACACTTACAGGAAGTGCCCGTTTAGATGACTACAACAATTTTGGAGTAGATAAAAAACTACGAAGAACACCTTTATGGTCAACAGGAGCAAGATGGAATATTAAAGAAGAATCTTTCCTAAAAGACAGTAACTTATTTAATAGCTTAAGTTTAAGAGCCAGTTATGGTTACAATGGTAATATTAATATGGAAGTCTTTCCTTTTACCAATATAACTTTAAATAATTTAGATAGTTTTTCACAGCTGCCTTATGCTTCAATAAGTAAGCCGGCAAATCCTAATTTACGTTGGGAAAAAACAGCAATCTTAAACTTAGGAGTAGATTTCTCTATCTTAAACAGTAGATTAAGCGGTACTGTAGAATATTATAAAAAGAATAGTAAAGATTTGATCGTAGAGTTCCCAATTTCTCCATTTTACGGAGTTCAAAATAACTCGTTAACACAAAATGCAGCAACATTATCTGGAAATGGTGTCGATTTAAGTTTAAACGGAACTATTCTAAAAGCAAAAGATTTTTCTTGGAATGCTGGTCTTGTAGTTACATACAATACTACGGAAGTAACCGATTCTCGTTTTCAAAATTTCAGTCAGTATTTAAATGGATCAGGTGGAACACCGCCAGTTGAAGGTTATCCATTGGGCAGTGTCTTTGCTTTTAGATCAGCAGGATTAGATGCAACTGGTAGAACTCAGGTATATGATAAGTCTGGTAATATTGTAAACTCTTTTACTTCTTTAAAAGACATTGAGGATATGAAATACATGGGAACCAATATCCCATCATATTTTGGAAGTTTTAGCCACACCTTTACGTATAAAAAATTGTCATTATATATTTTGGCAACTTACAAATTTGATTATGTAATGTTTAAACCAACTTATGGAGGTTATGTAGACAGATCAGGAAGATTTAGCAGATACGATTTAAATACGGATATTGACCAGAGATGGAGAACCCCAGGAGATGAGGCTACTACGTCAGTTCCAGGAATTGTGGGTTCATCTGGTACTAGTCTTGTGAGGTATTTGTCTTCAGATAACCGTATTATGGAAGGAGACCATATTCGTTTTAGAGAGCTTTCGCTAAAATACGATTTAAATGACTTAATCAACAGAGGTTCTATAACAGGTGCTTCGGTAACTTTTACAGCTAGAAATCTTGGTTTCTTCTGGAGAAAAAACAAAGACGGTTTAGATCCTGACTTTTTACCTTACACGGGAACTAACATGAAATTGCCGGCAATGGCCATGTATTCAATTGGTTTTAATGTTAATTTTTAA